The Nostoc cf. commune SO-36 genomic sequence GTTAATCATTGTCACAGAATTTGGTCATCAGACTTCTTGTATGAATCAAAGTAGATTAATTGACATACTCCGGTTAACCTAAGCATGGGGGACGACCTCCATGCTTAAGTTAACGGCTTTAAACCCATTTTCTCGCTAAAAATTTTGAGATTAGTTTGTAGTGAAGATTTTAGTCCCGACTACAAACATTAACAAACTTTGGGGGTTTAAGTCCCCAGCAAGACAGGCAACCCGTTTTGTGACGGGGATTTAGACCCCGACACAAAACGTAATTGCGTTAGCGAGTCCGCGAGCGTCATTGCGAATTGTTTTAATTACTTATTCCCGCACAATAAGCCAAACCGAACTAACCCACGCTCATAACCGCGACGCATCAACCCCAGCGATAATGCCCCTTGAATGGTAGTCCAACCAGCATTTAGTAAGCCCCAAAACGCTTGGGGAGTGAACGCCGAATCAATGACTACATTCCAAAAGGGAGCAACGGCGGTTGACCAATCGGCGGTGCGAATATTGTTTAATGGAAGTTGACGGGCTATGCTTTCATACTCTGGTAAAGAAATCACATAAGGCAAACAATACACCCGATAAATATCCTGCAAATGCTTTTCCTCATCCGCCGTCAGTGGTAACTTATCAATCGGTCGATGACACCAAGTCACCATAATTAACTTACCACCAGGTTTCAGCACCCGATAGCACTCCTGGAGAAATTTAGTTTTATCTGGCATGTGTTCACCACTTTCCAGCGACCAAACCAAATCAAAAGAATCGTTAGCAAAGGGCATTTCTTGAGCATTAGCGACCTGAAACTGAGTTTTTAGACTCAAATTTGCCTCCGCAGCACGTTCCGTTGCTCTGGCAGCTTGCACAGGACTCAAAGTAATCCCTGTAGCCTTAGCATGAAACTTTTCAGCCAGGTATAAAGAACTCCCCCCAATGCCACAACCTACATCTAGGATATTTTCTGCTGCTTCTACCCCTGCCCAATTGAGCAGTTCTTCGATTAAATCAATTTGAGCTTGACGACGGTCTTTTTTCTCACTACCATCAGCGCCGTAATAACCGTGGTGCATGTGTTCGCCCCAAATCTGTTCCCACAGACCAGAGGAAGCATCGTAGAATTGTTGAATTTGCTGGTAAAGTGTTGCACTCATGAAAAAAATAGTATTGAGACGAAGTAGAATTCAAAAAAAATATACTGGTAGGCTACCATGTATGTTTTTAATTAAATAAGGGTATTTTTGCTCTAAGGAAGATAAACCAAGATTTATCCTCTCTGACAAAATTGATTGGTCTTACCTTAATAAACTGTTCTTACTAAAATTTATACCAATTATCCCCAAAAACCTACAGATACAAAGAGGTGAAAACCCAGATTTAACCTAACTTTCTTAATTACGAATTACGAATTACGTAAGTTGCTTCTCGCCTTTGGCGAGTATTACAAATTAATT encodes the following:
- a CDS encoding methyltransferase domain-containing protein, which codes for MSATLYQQIQQFYDASSGLWEQIWGEHMHHGYYGADGSEKKDRRQAQIDLIEELLNWAGVEAAENILDVGCGIGGSSLYLAEKFHAKATGITLSPVQAARATERAAEANLSLKTQFQVANAQEMPFANDSFDLVWSLESGEHMPDKTKFLQECYRVLKPGGKLIMVTWCHRPIDKLPLTADEEKHLQDIYRVYCLPYVISLPEYESIARQLPLNNIRTADWSTAVAPFWNVVIDSAFTPQAFWGLLNAGWTTIQGALSLGLMRRGYERGLVRFGLLCGNK